TTATGAAGATTTTATTCTGGTGTCACTCCAATGACTATCACTGGCACAGATTACCAAACTCAAACACAAAATCCAccacaaagacacagacacaacGCCATTTAATGACCAGTCAGACATGGACATCATGGGTACTACCTATCTGAACATGCGTGTAGTGAGAATTTAAGACCCTCCTTACGTTTGATGATACCATTAAATGAAGCACAAGACTGCTGTTTATGGTAACTCAAGCCTTTTGAAATGTAACTCACGATGTGGAACAATTATCGAATCATAAAGATGTAAGAGGATCTGAAGACTGCTGAATGTTTAATGAGTGTCACGCTCACAGCATGCATCCAGATCCAACCAACCCCTGATCCTGATGCCTGGATAACCCTTCACTGTAGTGGCAAATACTACAATCTGCTACTTGCAGAAAGGTTTGAATAACACCTATGTATTTGCTCACATTATACAGTACAATATACAGAGTAGACCCATGTAATATGGTGTTAACGTGTCATTTCCTTATTTTGCAAGTAAAATGGAATTCCACAATTCTTGTACAAAGCATTTGTACGATCATATTATTTGTTACCCTCTTTGGCAGGGCTGTTCCCAAATAACCTTAGGTATTTgagggattaaaaataaaacatatcTCTATAACATTGTTGCTATATTTGCTAATTGATCAGGAAAAGAGCTAGGGATGATGTACAATGATTCTGGATACAGCCATTTGTGAACATAAGACATATCGGCGTGCCACTAAACACTAAAACAATCTGAATGTGCAAAACTACTGACACTGAACCAGTGCAGGCGAGCCATGATACTAACACAGTACTAACACTCAAACAGAGTGCCCCAAAACACTGACATACTACACAGACCATGGGCTCTTCATGTGTAAACATCGTACAAACGTGTCATTAAACAGTCCACTCCAAAGCAAAACACCTGCTGACACAATGTCTTCAAATAAGATAGATATTACCCCTTCCCCCGTCCCACCCCTCCATAACAGAACTTCCATTTCAGTTCTATACACCTTTACATATTACAGTGTGATTTAAAATTCATATTGACACTTTGTTTCACTGAAGTACCGACTGAGTTTTTGCTGCTCAACTGAATGTGCTGAGCATAAAAGCAGCGCTGTCAACCCATAAATATGGCGACCATCTTGGATAATCTTCACCAGCATCGGCATAATAGATGTCCTCTATCCAGTCTTCAAACACAATGCAAAAATGAACAAGTCATCTCATTCTGTCCACAACAAGTCTTTTCAGGGGTCACCTGTTAAGGTACCATGCTCAGCCCCAATGGATGCCGGGAAGAGACAGGGTGTCATCTCTCAGATCTTAGTTCTGATTGGCTCTCTCTATACAGAGAAAACAAAAAACGAAGAGAACAAAAAATACTCCAAAATAAGAGGTGCAAGATAAAAAAAACCTCTTCAGCAATCTCCAGTGTTTCACATGTCTGTGTTTCAGTAGTCTTCTCCACTTCAAGAGGAGCCAGTCAGTCTGGATGAGGGCCCTCTTTATCAGTCTTGTCAGCTTAGTAGTCTGTCCCTCCCAATCCCATCGCTTCTCTTTCTCTTgccttctctccatctccatctccatctctccctctcctgctggTGCACTGGTCCTGTGGTCTTTAGAGGTGAGAGGATGTGGAGAAGCACAGCTTcagggtgtaggggttagagcCATCTGGAAAAGGTCAGACACACGAGGTtacacacatactacacacacataaacaaacacacatgaTCATATGGCATGCCCACACACGTGCACACTCTGCTGGGGACAGGGGACATTGGCAGGGAGAATTCTGAAGATGGGAGCGTTAAGTCCGGTCTGGGAAGAGAAAAGGTGTGCGGCAGATGGTGCAGACTCCTCTCCTAGTGTGCTCCCTCTATCTCacttcaagcacacacacacaagcacacacacacacatctaatatCCCTCTCTGATAGCGACTGATTCCACAGGGCCAGGCTGAAACACCTGTGGTGCCAACCAACACAGAAATAATGTAAAAAAGAACCACCTGCTGCTAGAACAGACAGCATTTACAGCTTTCTCCCCTTTTGGATTTTATAACATTTCCCTCATGCTATTTCACCCAGGAAAGATATATATATTATCTTCAGGTCTTCATGTAAGTTTGGTCTGAATCCAATTTTATGGGCATTTCTCCGACTGTATGTGGCACTATCAGTTCTCATGCTGAGAGTGACTACTAACGGTTGAGTGTTTGGTGCTAGTATGCGGTCACTGTTGAGGAAAGCAAGGCCATCTGGTCACTTACTTGGTATTCTGATCTGGTAGTGGTTTAGGACGGTCAAGACCTCGACAGCGTGTGTCTTGGAGTCAAACTCTAACAAGCCAGAAATGGTTTTGGAGGAGGCTgacaagaagagaggagaaaaggacAACTTAAGTATGAAAGTACACTTAACTCCTTCAACAGCCGAACACACACAAATGGAAAAAGTTAAAAAAGCCCAAACTTACGCTTTGCATCAAACATCTTGAACTTGGTGAAACCTGGCACATCATGCTCTGAGCATAACTGTAAAAAAAAGAACAGCTGAGATAAAGGTTGTTGCGAGACAATAATTCTGTTCTAACCACAACCACAAGGTGGAGCTCTTTAGTCTCTCGGTCAAACTACAAACATCTTTGACAGTGAGTGACAGGCAGAACCATCAGCGGTCATCTTCTTCTATGCAAACTCTTTTTAATTGTGCAGCAAAAGAGTAGCAGGCTAATTTCACCTCTTAGCCCTATTGACAAAATATTAGATATGCACCCTCATCCCAACCACATACCCAAGATCCAGCTGGGCCTCTGAAATGTAGGGGGAGGGGCTTGTAATAGTTCAGCACACAGGATGAGTCTATGCTAAACGTTACCCCATACGAACCTCAGAAACCCTTCCCAATACCCTACCCTGCCATCCCAGCCATACCCTCAGCAGCTGGTACTTTCAGATGCCAGGAGGGATTTGCAGTAGTGCAGTACAAAGGATGGACTTCTGGGAGTTAATCATTACCTTACTCCCTACATCCCATCCCCTAGCCTTGACCTTCAACCCCTCTGTTCAGGCCTCTGCTCACACCCTCTCCACCATAGACCTTATCACACCCCTACCCTCAGTAGCTGGTCCTCTGAGATGCAGGGGGGGACGTTGTAGTAGTGCAACACACAGGAGGGTGGCTGGATGATGTTCTTGGAGGCCTGGCCTTGGCTGGTGAAGCGGTTGTTCCTGGTCATGGCAAAGTCCTTATAGCTGCTGCTGCCGTCCTCCAGCTCAAACACCTGGCTGGGGATGACCGCATGCTGCTTGGACACactggagagggggagatgagagagggagaggagagggggagagagagagaaaaagcaggaagagggaaaaaggaggaagagagaaatggagagggagggagttgaagtccaggtccaaaaggctccttaaaaacttctacccccaagccataagactactgaacaattcatcaaatggtcacgcagactatttacattgtttttacactgctgctactcgctgtttattatctatgcatagtcacttgacccctacctacatgtacaaattaccttgactaacctgtacacccacacattgattctgtaccggtaatTGGATTTGATAACAGAGAAAGAGTAATAAGATACTAGTAGACAATAATATTAATTACGTGGTTGAATACTGCAGGTCCTCAGCTTCCCTCTAATGTACTAACAAGGACACTCACCAGACGTTGAGCCTCTTGCCAAACACCTTGATGCTGTTGAGGTGAGTGATGGCCCTGTCCACTGCATACTCATCCCCCATCTCTAATAGGGCAGTGCCTGGGACACTCTTCATGAACTTCACCTGCCAAACACAGTTTCAGACATTATGTGCATAGCAATCCTCAAATAGATTCACACACCTTCAGCTACACCTCCTTCAAACAGAAATACTTCAATCAGAATAACACACActgccccccctctcccccccaaaAGATAAAATAAATGTTCATTCACAGACAAActaccacaacacacacatggatgccCTTAAGTTCCTCCTCAGGTGGGCCCCCCTGCTAACCTTTTCAATGTTGCCATAGAGACAGAAGAGGTTGAAGATGCGGGTGCAGTTCATCTTGGCGGGGTGCAGACCGCTCACCATGGCGACAGAGCTGGAGCCGTGGTTGTAGGAGGAACTCTGGGGCAGGGGGTAGGCCACCACTTCTGGGATGTCGTGGGAGCTCAGCTTGTACCTGCTGTTCCCTGGGAGAGGCAGCAGGGGGCAGTGTGACCCTGGAATACATAACACAAGGGGAAAGGAGGAGCTGGGGTTACAACTTTCACTTCCACCTGGGTTGTGCTCAGTAGGCACGAAACGGGCAAAAACATTTTGAAACGAAGGAGATCAGCTACTACTTTCTTGTCCCGTTCGGTCCTCATGAATACAACCCTGATGGTGAAAGGAGTGTGGAGGTGGGTTTTATTTTTCTCTACTAGCCTCTTGGGAGGTCTCTACTCCTCTCACCTTCAGATAGGGTTGAGAATCTACACCCTCCAGCTGAGCAGTAGGGGTGTGTGGGAAGTGTGGATAATGTAGAAGTCtgtgtggatagtgtggataatATGGAGGTCtgtgtggatagtgtggataatATGGAGGTCTGTATGGATAGTGTGGATAATGTAGCAGTAtgtgtggatagtgtggataatATGGAGGTCTGTGTGGATAATATGGAGGTCTGTATGGATAGTGTGGATAATGTAGCAGTATGTGTGGTTAGTGTGGATAATATGGAGGTCtgtgtggatagtgtggataatATGGAGGtctgtgtggatggtgtggatAATGTAGCAGTAtgtgtggatagtgtggataatATGGAGGTCtgtgtggatagtgtggataatATGGAGGTCTGTGTGGATAATATGGAGGTCtgtgtggatagtgtggataatGTAGCAGTAtgtgtggatagtgtggataatATGGAGGTCtgtgtggatagtgtggataatGTAGCAGAAtgtgtggatagtgtggataatGTAGCAGTCTGTCTGACATAGAGACGAAGGAGGCGGAtatttctttatttaaccttcattttatcagagagtcatactgagaccaaggtctattTTACAGATGAACCCTGAATTACATAAACTACAGAAAATAGACGCAccaaatataaatacaaaatgcagaaagaaaagcacattaaTCAGAAATAAGGTCCTCAGAGGCACCAAAACATCACATTTAAGAACATTTAGAAGACCTTTCCACAAACAAGGTGCACGAACACTAAAAGCTGTactcagtagagaccaaaggagtttccagagttaaccatccctgagaccgggtgtggGAACTCGtatgtctaaagtttagtaaTGATGTTAGGTACAGTGGGACTTTTTGTAAAATAGCTTTTCaaatgaaaacatagcaatgtatcaacCTGCGTGACATCAAAGAGGGATATGGTTGGCACACTGAGTAATAGGGTAGTGTTTTGGTGCTGGGGTTAGGAGGGGGATCTTACCGTATCCGTTGTCTCCGTAAGAGGACGGGTGCTCCCCTAGTATGGCCTGTCTCTGCCTGCCCTTCCCACGCTCTGAAACATCAACACATTGACAGCATAGGGAGAGAGTATGAGgaaaatggctctgggctacacaTTCAAATAGGAGCTATTCAAATAGACATGCTGATAAAAAGGTCATTGGAGGTAAATAAGCATAATATAATTAGAGAAGCGACAGAAGACCTGTGACATTACAGGTGAATCTGAATACACTGGTGATACCCCAAGTCTGTTGACTTTTAACATTCATTTACAAGTTCACATAGTAACAGTACTATAGTCATTAGgcaacacatggaaacaatgctATTGATTAACACACGTTAGAATATAAATCCTGCTAATACTGTGCATTAGAAGGACTTCAAAGCATCCACAGTTGTACCTTTCCCATGCATTAGTACTATGTTGTACTATTTGAACAGTAGTACTATGTTGTACTATTACatacagagagaaggagacaccAATACATGTAGGCCTAAAGTAGGTCTACTGTTAACCACAATGGCAATTTACTTTACTAAATACAATTTACATCCTTCAGCAATCTATAGACAAGGAACAGTGGAGAGAAGATTCAAAAATAGAAAGAAAAAACAAAGGGCACATTTTAAACAGGTGGAAAACATTGTTACATTTTTATACAAAGATTGGTGGAGGAAAAGTACCTGAATTACATCACTAGCGTGAACAGTCAGCAACCCTCTCACTGAGGTCTTGGCTTTACTGGCACAGGTTGTCTCTTTCAGCACAAGTGAAACAACATCAACCTGTGTTGCATCATCAGATAGTCAGTTCACAACTGGCACAGAATCACAGAGAGATACATGGAGGCACAGGGTGGACAAAGAGCAGCTGCAGTCCCATCTCCCACAAGAGCAGTCCAAACTGAGCCTTAATTAGAAGACTAACAATACAGTTGAAAAGATAAAAGAAAcctactgggcacagatgtcaattcagcatctattccacgttggttcaaatgacgttgattcaaccagtgtgtgcccagtgggaacctTCCATGTTCCATGAATCAGAGCTCCTGTATATCTACATGGAAACCCAGATAATATCACTCCAATTATTCAGTTCAATAAGTTTACCTCTACAACTGAAAAGCCCCTCTATAACTTACAAGTAACACAATCTCCTTTATTAGTCAGTAATGCTCCACTATAGCTTACAGGAACCGATCTATGTAACTATTGCAGCCAGGTCAGCTCTGTGGTTGGGGGGTTGGGTGATGCCGTGTGGTATCCACAACAGTCCCCCCAGGCCaagtcacagtcacacacacactctactgaAATGCTGCATGGGTGTAAAATGATAAGGGGGATTATTAAGAGAGAGAGCTTTCATCAGATAGTCAAAGTGACCTTCAGTCACAGATTAGGGGCGTACAGCAGGGTTCACCGCCCTGTTTGCTGTGCCAGCGGAAGCCATCATTACCCCCTCCCATCTCACCCTATGCCTCCCTCCACAATCAGGCCTCAAACAGCATCTATTATTATACCCTGAgatccaccccccaccccccatgcCTCACAAaaaccctctctcctctgctcgtCCTCTGGGGGGGAGAAGAAGGGAAAACTATCCATCATTAACAACACCCTCGGAGAGACTGCAGACCCATGCTGTGCACtcaacctttatttatccaggtaaaGTTACCAGAGAACAGATTTGCTTTGGCAATCATAATTCCCTGGCCAACTGGTGCACTGAGCATGATTAGAGAATTAAAGCGTTGCTTCTCTTCTTGGCTGACTTTCTCCCGTTTTATACGGAATGGTCAGTTAGAATTTCAGTTTAAATTGCTAGTTATTTACCCCACCCAAGTCGAATGCTATTTCCTCCAAAGGGGCCAGGGGATGAGAGTCATAGCAAAGTCTCCTTGCGGAGGACTACTAGCTAAAAAGGCAGCTAATCTCCGCTGTGGGCAACAGCAATATGAACCCTGCTTTGGCTAAGGCAACTCACAGGGGACGTGATGTCACAGACAGCCTCTCCGGCTGGTCCCCATGGGATGTGAACCAGACACCATGTTGTTGCACATAGAGCATCGCACTCTAACGTGTTGTAACACCATGTTGACACCTGTTCCTAAATGCCAGGGATATAGGTTCTCTAGAAGGAAATGTGCTACAGACCGGATCgcacagtatatactgtaggtgtggGATACTTCATTATACAGCAGCTGATAGAACCATGACTTATACTTATTCTGATATACAATCCAATACCCAGTATAATAAAAGTGTGAGGGTGATTTAAAGTGAATCAAATATATGTTCCTCTCAGGTAAGCGGAGAGCGGCATGGTACTGAAGCAGTCAGTCCCGAGGTGAGAGACATCCACAGAGGACGCTGGAGGAATACATTTGAGTGTCCTAAGAACGGCACCACAGCAGGAGGCTAACTCACTCTCACTGGGCTTTCAAATGAGTTAGCATCTCGCCTGACTTCTCATTTAGCCATGCAGTAAAGGGTGATATTCATCATAGGGTGAACCCCCTCAGCAGTCGACTATGTCCCCTGGTTAATTTGAGTAGATGGATGCACTAGGAGAAAAGGGGCTGACTTTCACAGGGCAATGCCTTTCAGATAGAGATATAAAGGTTGGGTCTCTGATAGAGGGCCTCTAAGGAACTGTGACTCTCTTCATCCACACGATGTACCCCCATTAACAGTGCATTCAAGAATAGACACTCAATGTTCAGGATTTAATCTAaacagttctctctgctacagtaGGCATTTCAACACATTGACACTGACAGAAATGCTATAATATAAAGTAATTTACAGTAGAAGATAGTGTCACCTTGGTGTTTAAGTAGATTACAGAGCAGAGATTCTTTGCTTATTGTCTGACTTAAGACAAAGCCTAGAAGACAAAGAGAGAAATACACTCTTATGTTCGCATGTCCAGACTAGGGATAGTATAGACTAATACATCGATATTTCTACTACGGATTATTTGGTGAGAGAATATAAAGGGTTTTAACCAGTCAGATAACTGACTGAATACAATCAGGACGCAAGCAAGAGAAGAAAATTTGTCCAGTCTAAAAAGTCTAAAAGCAGCCAGTCCTCCAGCCATGAGGTGGCACTGGCGGGTTGTCCTGGGTGTGTTGATGTTGAGGTTGCATGAGGTCAGGATGAATGagtagtctctctccctctctcttgagGTTTGGGTGAAGATGGATGCATGTTGCTGTGCAGGGTCAGCCTGtcgtccatccctctctctctattcccatGGGCGGCAGGTGCAGGCTTGTGAGAGGCGGATGTGAGAGTGTGTTGCTTGGAGAAGGATGCGCAGTGGGTCGGTCTTGTGTTGGCTTGGTTGACTGCAGGTCTGTGGTCCATACTGGTCCTTAACCACCTCACAATAGGGGGCGCTACAGTCACAATGATGACTTCACATAGACGGGGTGGGATGGGGGGAGGGTAGTAAAGAGGGGTAGCCAACAGCAGGCCATTTCTCTGCTCTTTTTTCAAACAGCATCTTTGCTACTATAACATTCCTCATGCAATGATACAACCACAGTGCTCTCCTCAGCCTCTGACTCAGTATCTGTCTGTCTCAAGTTAGCATATTTAGCACAGGATAATGAGAAGTATCGCAATTTCTCTGTCTCATTTCAGCTGACGCAGACTAAACTCAAGACAaacagtccagctctctctctctctctctcgctctctctctcaactcagaGCGTATCTATCTACAGCCTGTGAGGAATGAGAAGAGAAACAGCCACACTTCTTTGATATCCTTTCCTCTCCTGCTATTCTGTTTGCAGCCTGGGCAGATTTCAGATAAAGGGGGAGGAAAACCTGACAGAGGGAGGAAAACCTGACTCTGCCCTGCAGGCTGCCCATGGACACTCTGACACAATGACAGCCCTATATGGCAGCCCATAGCCCTAACTCAGCAGCTTCTACACAATGAGATCACTCCATAGCCTACATATACAGAACAAGGAGCAGAATCTTACCTCTTCGGACCAGGTAAGGCTTTGTGTAGTCCCAGCTCTCGTTGTCATTTCTGATCACGTTCAAGCGAGTTGGCTATAGGAGGGAAACAACAGACAGGAAGTGTTCCGGCGTTTTAAAGAAAATCAATTTACTAAGCGTTATGTATGTGATTGTGTGTGGTGAATATAGACTTACCCTTGCATATTCAATTTTTAAGGTGCAGCAGCCGGCATAGATGTCGGCTCCATTGAGAGCAGCCTTAGCTTTCTGAGCACACTCGATGGACTCAAATGTGAGGAGGGGCAGTTAAGGACAACAGCAACACAACCAAATAACCTCAAGCCTCAATGTACAATTACAAGTCCCCAGATAGAAGATATAAAATCTCTAAAACCATCAACAAAAACAAATCTATGCTGGTTGAATAATTTGACCTGTGGATGCCTTTTTTATGGTCACACCCTCCAACACTCACACTCTAACAGGCAGCCatccaggcagccagccagcgagccagccagccaaccagctaGACAGAAAGGATATTCCACCATGGCCTGGATGCCGTTGCGTTTGAAGATGACGATGCGCATCACACTGCCTAT
This genomic stretch from Salvelinus namaycush isolate Seneca chromosome 4, SaNama_1.0, whole genome shotgun sequence harbors:
- the LOC120046612 gene encoding heterogeneous nuclear ribonucleoprotein L-like, giving the protein MSLIEEYEEGEYGRAPKRLKTTEVEEGEELEEGEDSDSESAGLLGDVENVGAEKRPRWTGTKYGPERLDSGDDSHRIAQSPVVHVRGLCEAVVEADLVEALEKFGPICYVMMMPFKRQALVEFEMVESADKCVACGSSEAVYIAGQQAFFNYSTSKRITRPTNSDNPNSGNKVLLLSIQNPLYPITTDVLYTVCNPIGSVMRIVIFKRNGIQAMVEFESIECAQKAKAALNGADIYAGCCTLKIEYARPTRLNVIRNDNESWDYTKPYLVRRERGKGRQRQAILGEHPSSYGDNGYGSHCPLLPLPGNSRYKLSSHDIPEVVAYPLPQSSSYNHGSSSVAMVSGLHPAKMNCTRIFNLFCLYGNIEKVKFMKSVPGTALLEMGDEYAVDRAITHLNSIKVFGKRLNVCVSKQHAVIPSQVFELEDGSSSYKDFAMTRNNRFTSQGQASKNIIQPPSCVLHYYNVPPCISEDQLLRLCSEHDVPGFTKFKMFDAKPSSKTISGLLEFDSKTHAVEVLTVLNHYQIRIPNGSNPYTLKLCFSTSSHL